One Panicum virgatum strain AP13 chromosome 9K, P.virgatum_v5, whole genome shotgun sequence genomic region harbors:
- the LOC120647812 gene encoding uncharacterized protein LOC120647812 — protein MGLGPLVMGRRLLRGDGTRVTEPAAKHQRSAEDVGQGSSRASGLRGTSGAVVPPLSPPKDTSRRQQQQQEQSRVAPASQPQEQQQRREAPHPSIHSTIAGSSADAQATAASAATAAAMEGAGSSGAATSASPVVPDAVVTGAPSPGSAEASRAAEARSKLKADQEAYRANLLKVFNRELAVSSREKALAQREETFALEVVSFAAQRSDLESRLATQQSELETRSQGLEIRKQELDELSGTMAGWQKQLEERASKLAVAEAELEEDWKSLSKRESHATGIEKELGRQRDFLKKLKECLVAGPQDSSWTGPRLVPGPGL, from the exons atgggcctgggcccccttgtcatgggcCGTAGGCTActcaggggcgacgggacccgagtcacggagcccgccgcgaagcatCAGAGGTCCGCCGAGGACGTGGGCCAGGGTAGTTCCCGGGCATCCGGTCTTCGCGGGACCTCCGGAGCTGTCGTGCCGCCGCTATCGCCGCCAAAAGATACCtcccgccggcagcagcagcaacaggagcaGTCACGAGTTGCACCTGCGTCGCAgccacaggagcagcagcagcggcggga GGCTCCTCACCCAAGCATCCATTCCACCATCGCCGGCTCGTCGGCTGATGCCCAGGCAaccgcggcctcggcggcgacagcggcggcgatggagggtGCGGGATCCTCGGGTGCAGCAACTTCTGCCAGCCCGGTGGTGCCCGATGCGGTGGTGACAGGCGCGCCGTCACCAGGCTCT gctgaagcctcccgtgCTGCAGAAGCCCGGTCAAAGCTCAAagccgaccaagaggcctatCGAGCCAACCTTCTGAAGGTGTTCAACCGGGAGCTTGCAGTATCGAGCCGGGAGAAGGCTCTGGCCCAGCGGGAGGAGACTTTTGCGCTGGAGGTGGTTAGCTTTGCAGCTCAGCGGTCCGATCTCGAGAGTCGGCTTGCTACCCAGCAGTCCGAGCTTGAGACccgcagccagggtctcgagatCCGCAAGCAGGAGCTGGATGAGCTCTCTGGGACCATGGCTGGATGGCAGAAACAGCTGGAGGAGAGGGCCAGCAAGCTGGCCgttgccgaggcggagctggaggaggactgGAAGTCCCTCTCTAAGCGGGAgtcccacgccaccggcatagagaaggaactCGGGCGCCAGCGGGACTtcctcaagaagctgaaggagtg cttagttGCAGGCCCGCAGGACTCATCCTGGACCGGTCCCAGGCTGGTGCCaggtccggggctctag